In Methanorbis rubei, the DNA window ATGAAACGCGGTCGCGTGGATCAGATGCCTATCATCGACAATGATATGCGGCTGTCAGGCATGCTGTTTGACCGTGATGTGATCAAGGCATTATACGAATCTGAATAATCCCCTCCAAATTTTTGTCACTTTTTTTTCTTTGATCCTCAAAGAGAAATTATATTAAGGCGCTTGTCCTACGAGATAGTATGGCAAAACCAGTATTATACGATTTCTTTGCAACCTGGTGCGGTCCCTGCAGAATCCAGGGTCCGATCATTGAAGATGTTGCAGCAAAAATGGGCGACAAGGTTGATGTGAAGAAGGTGGATGTGGATCAGTTCCCGGATCTCGCAAACAAATACCAGATCAGTGTTGTCCCGACGCTTGTCATCGAAAAGGACGGCAAGATGGTTCACCGCCTTGAGGGGGTCACCGATGCCGCCCGCCTTGAGTCGCTGTTAAAGCCGCTGCTCTGATCTTTTTTTTCTCATATTTTTTTGAAATTTTTGCTTTTCTCGTAAATTCGTTTATTGGTGAATACA includes these proteins:
- the trxA gene encoding thioredoxin encodes the protein MAKPVLYDFFATWCGPCRIQGPIIEDVAAKMGDKVDVKKVDVDQFPDLANKYQISVVPTLVIEKDGKMVHRLEGVTDAARLESLLKPLL